A section of the Branchiostoma lanceolatum isolate klBraLanc5 chromosome 19, klBraLanc5.hap2, whole genome shotgun sequence genome encodes:
- the LOC136425111 gene encoding leucine-rich repeat-containing protein 71-like isoform X7: MGKKLERVMKGDRGGTTSATSQETDVDNNKTPEPYNCVGDFEADYLELCKRAGLTEIPQVAPRPHRPEPPPPPDPKCATPLSRKETPCKSSHSSRMEKVEEPTTPTPGDPEEAPPTTYTTSNRFDYFRPKVQLELEKPEDKKSMTEIYIRGWKVDQRYMDVFRLCLPAADKLHTIDLWNVGLTDNTLAQFAAVASQCLNLRNIKLDGNPVPGEGFHQLIGEDSMIVSMSLRSCKISDKGAELIGKALSTVKTRNQSLCVLNLNSNLITDVGAGHLSNGLRMNRTLLILSVANNAIGDEGAKKFGEVLSRFALTHEEVVERRKLISEKGTPDIRISPIPKRSESRDRPISQSSRSQLDKSTAKSGRSSSKAKKKDDKGKGKDDKKKDAQRGASKESVAKTTKGKGRQSGGKKGPAAGTITTEPETPEVLEIINPLLEEAESLNGELFIPGNRVLINLNLSRNKIGEAGLKALLKGIQYQITLTMLGSRSGGTGLMRLSLQKNGFPPDHELYMKIQELMVTRDPLYKPPAKSPDEDSISQTTGV; encoded by the exons ATGGGGAAGAAACTTGAGCGCGTGATGAAGGGAGACCGCGGTGGAACCACCTCCGCTACGTCACAGGAAACTGACgtggacaacaacaaaactcCCG agccGTATAACTGTGTAGGTGATTTTGAAGCGGACTATCTAGAGTTGTGTAAACGTGCGGGGCTGACAGAGATCCCCCAGGTGGCGCCGCGACCCCACCGCCCTGAACCTCCACCGCCCCCAGACCCTAAG TGTGCCACCCCCCTGTCACGGAAAGAGACTCCTTGTAAAAGTTCCCATAGTTCTCGTATG GAGAAGGTTGAGGAGCCGACCACACCGACCCCAGGTGACCCCGAGGAGGCCCCGCCCACCACCTACACCACCAGCAACAGGTTTGACTACTTCAGACCCAAAGTACAGCTGGAGCTGGAGAAACCTGAAGACAAGAAGAGCATGACAGAAATCTACATCAGAG GCTGGAAAGTTGACCAACGGTACATGGATGTGTTCAGACTGTGTCTTCCTGCGGCCGACAAGTTACACACTATCGA tttgtggAATGTTGGTCTAACAGACAACACTCTGGCCCAGTTTGCAGCAGTGGCGTCACAGTGTCTCAATCTCAG AAACATAAAACTGGATGGGAATCCTGTGCCTGGAGAGGGCTTTCATCAACTTATAGGGGAGGACAGCAT gaTTGTCAGTATGTCCTTGAGGAGCTGTAAGATATCAGACAAGGGTGCAGAGCTGATCGGGAAGGCGTTGTCCACGGTGAAGACGCGGAACCAGAGTCTGTGTGTGCTGAATCTGAACAGTAATCTCATCACAGATGTAGGCGCAGGACACCTGTCAAAT GGTTTGAGGATGAACAGAACGCTGCTGATCCTGTCTGTTGCCAACAATGCAATTGGAGATGAAGGTGCCAAGAAGTTCGGAGAG GTGCTGTCCAGATTTGCTCTGACTCATGAAGAGGTTGTGGAGAGAAGGAAGCTCATCTCTGAGAAGGGAACACCGGACATTAGGATATCG CCCATTCCAAAGCGATCGGAATCCCGCGACCGACCGATCAGTCAGAGCAGCCGGTCTCAGCTGGACAAGTCCACGGCCAAGTCTGGACGCTCCTCCTCCAAGGCTAAAAAG AAGGACGACAAGGGAAAGGGAAAAGATGACAAGAAAAAAG ACGCACAACGTGGTGCCTCAAAAG AGAGCGTTGCCAAGACAACCAAGGGCAAAGGTCGCCAGTCTGGTGGAAAAAAGGGCCCTGCCGCTGGGACCATAACCACTGAGCCCGAG ACTCCTGAGGTGCTAGAAATCATCAACCCGCTGTTGGAGGAGGCTGAGAGTTTAAACGGGGAATTGTTCATCCCTGGGAACAGAGTCCTCATCAATCTAAACCTATCCA GAAATAAGATAGGAGAGGCGGGGCTGAAGGCACTTCTCAAAGGGATCCAGTACCAGATCACACTGACCATGCTGGGATCACGATCTGGTGGCACCGGGCTCATGAGACTCTCTCTACAG aaaaatgGATTCCCTCCAGACCATGAGCTGTATATGAAGATTCAAGAGTTGATGGTGACCAGAGACCCTCTGTACAAGCCTCCTGCCAAGTCCCCTGATGAGGACTCCATTTCACAGACTACTGGGGTATAG